The Odocoileus virginianus isolate 20LAN1187 ecotype Illinois chromosome 3, Ovbor_1.2, whole genome shotgun sequence genome includes a window with the following:
- the UBL5 gene encoding ubiquitin-like protein 5, producing the protein MIEVVCNDRLGKKVRVKCNTDDTIGDLKKLIAAQTGTRWNKIVLKKWYTIFKDHVSLGDYEIHDGMNLELYYQ; encoded by the exons ATGATCGAGGTTGTTTGCAACGACCGTCTGGGGAAGAAGGTGCGCGTTAAGTGCAA TACGGATGACACCATCGGGGACCTTAAGAAGCTGATCGCAGCCCAAACTGGCACCCGTTGGAACAAGATCGTACTGAAGAAGTG GTACACGATTTTTAAGGACCACGTGTCTCTGGGGGACT ATGAAATCCACGATGGGATGAACCTGGAGCTTTATTACCAATAG